ACTGTGGCTACCTCAATATACTTCTTCAGCGGGTTTGATCTAGTAACGCCGTACGGTGATGGTTCTGTTTATGTGTGGCCGACACTACTTACTAACCCGTGGATAGCTTTTGAGGGCTGGAACTGGAGTTGGAATTACTTTGGTGAACATCAAGTAGACATAACGAGCAACTCATACGGCGTTAGTGGGTGGGCGCTTTGGGGCTGGGCTTCGGGTATGGATCCCTCTAGCGCAATATTTGACTACACCACCTTGAGGTCAGGGACTGCCCACTTCGTCGCTGTAGGTAATGGTGGTCCTGGATGGGGCACTATAGCGTCACCCGCTTCTTCAACGCTAGCTATTGGTGTGGGCGCTGCTACAGAGTTTACCTACAGACCACTTTACGGTTATTACTGGCCTGGCTCTAGTAGGCAGGTCGTAAGCTGGAGTAACAGAGGTCCTACTGAGTTAGGCGTGACCAAACCAGACGTAGTAGCCGTTGGCGCTTTCGCGTGGAGCATAGGGAGAACGTGGGAGGCACTAGGTTCAAGAACACTAAATGGTGTTTTAGTGCATGGGCTATTTAGTGGCACTAGCCAAGCTACTCCGATGGCTGCTGGAGTAGGCGCTTTAGTCGTGTCAGCTTATAAGAGTCTGGGAGGCTCCAGGATGCCGCCCTACCTACTCAAGACTGTGTTGATGAATACTGCTCAAGACATGGGATTTGACGAACTATCTCAAGGTGCTGGATTCGTAGACGCGTATAAGGCTGTCACAGCCGTCATAGATCCAAACTTCCCGAAAGTATATTCTCCAAACATCTTGAGCGACTTAATCTCAGAGATGGGTGAAACTCACAAGTCCTTCACTTACGGAGGAGCACTTGATGGCGTTTGGTACGAACCTAAGATATTCGTGCCTTCAGTTAAGTCAGGCTCCAGAGTTATGAGACAGTTAATAATCGAGGGCACAGGTAGTTATAAGATTTACCCGGTCAGACTACAGAGTGTCGGTTCTGTAGGGCTATGCGATATCACTTTAAGAATTATCGAGCCAGCAACGATAACCTCCTGTACTGGTGAAGACATATCGTTTAATGTTGATGCAGCAACACGTTACGGACACTTAGTCATAGATATGGAGGCTCTCAAGCAGTACGACTTCTTCGAGATTGAAGTAGTGTTCCCGTTTGAGTATTTCGAGAGTGGTGGTAGGACAGGAGCCTATAACGTAAGGATACCGACTACAGTTTTAGAGCTTGCTTACTGGATTGACGTGGGAGGAGATAATGTCTTCTCATGGTCCGAGACTGCCAGGATGTATTACGACATCAGGAGAGCTAATGCTGTGAGGATTCAAGCAGGTGATTTAGAGAGGCAGATCGAGGAGATAGAGAATCTAGTTATGGCTTATATGGGTGTTAACCCAACCCAACTCCCGAGGTACCTTGTCGTAAGAGTTGGTGTGTCGGGCGCTACCTTCAGAGGTAGCCTGCCAATTAAGGCTAGAGTCGTAGGTTATAAGTATGTCTCATGGAGTGACGTGACAGTCATACCTTCAAGGTTTACTAGTTCGGGTTCTGTAAGAGCTAACGTCATCGTTAGGGGTCCTGCGAGACCAGGATTCTACAGTGGTTACATAGTTGTTGAAGAAACTACACGTAGTCATAAGTCTTTAGTGCCTGTCTCGTTCTTTGTGCCAATAGAGCTCAGAACACCGTCTAGGTATGTGTTATCTCCTTACACCGAAACGAGACAATACAGGAACACGTACCTCAGAGGCGCCTTCGACTACACTTGGAGGTATGAGTCGGGTGACTGGAGGGTCTTCAAGGTTTACATACCACCTACGTTTAAGAGTTTATGGGCTCTAGGACTTAAGGTCACGTGGCCTACGCACGACAAGCCAGCATACGCTAGCAACTTAGACGTGCACTTATATGGTCCATACACGTACTACATGGTTGAGGAGGAAACAAACCTTGTGCGTCAGTATAAAGTGTCTGGGGCTCAGTTAGCAGCTGAGCTCAGCAGAGACCCAAGTGGAGGTGGTAGCTACAACCCAACAAGATTCTGGGACTCTGTAGGTCCTGGCGAATCACTAATTATATCTCCAATAATGTCTACAGGCACTTACAGAGTAGTTATCAGGAATATTCAGTTTAGTGGTATGAGTTATGAAGAACCCTTCACTCTAGAGTTGATACCGATGACTCTCAGCGTTAAGTATAGCTATACAGCATCGACGAGAACTGGAGTAGCTGAAGTAACCATAACTGGGGTGAGTGAGTTATTCCCTGCGGGAGTCGCTGTAGTCGGTGACGGGATAGTCAGACCGTTAAGCGAGAGTATGTATTATTACATCTCAAATCTTACGGAATATGGAATAACCATGACGATTAGCTCGCCCGTAATTAGTGACAACACCTATAAATTCAACGTAACTATGAGTTTCTCGCCTGGCGTGAGTAGAGGACACTATATTATACCCTTAGACGCTACTATGTCATTCCCAGTAACTACTGTAGGTTGGATCAGTGCAGGCACTCCTACAGTATACTTCAGTTGGTATGAAGTACCTGTATACCTGAAATTTACTTTAAGCTATAACAGAATAATAGGGTAATTTTAAATCTATAAAGCTTTTTTATTTTTGTTCATATAATTATTTGTGGTGTGTCTCATGAATAAGATAAAGTCTCTAGCCTTACTTATGACTTTAATTATATCACTACCACAATTAGGTGTCTTAGTATACGCTCAGGTAATTCCTGAATTGTACGTTAGTCCTAGTAGTGGGTACGGGATAGATGAAGAGCCTGTGATTGTTAGTGGGTGTTACTTTAGGCCTAACTCCTTAATAAGCAAGATAAGCCTGTATAACACAGTCACGGGGCAGACATACGAATTCTTAGTGAATGAGCCTACAGACGAGTCAGGCTGTTTTGGCCCCATAGACCTGAAAACGTATTTAATGACTAACATGAGTTACGGCACGTACTACGTGATAGTCTATGAGACGCCGGTTGAGCAACCAGAACCTTTCGTGGTAACTGATACTGTAGCATTCAACGAGTCCAGCTCGTTAATTGTAGACGCGTCAGTTCTTGGGACACCAGCAACTATAACAGCAGAATTCTATGTGGAGGGGTTCTTCGGCTTTAACGGCCACACTTACGCGTATTCTAGTGACGTCACCACCACCATAGGAGTTTTATTTACTGGGGAAGACGAAAAGGCTTACAGACTTAATGCGTGGAGAGTTGATGTCACTCGAGTGGATAGTCCTGTTATGTTCCAGCTAATTGATATGGAAACGAATTCTGTAGTTTTCAGTGAAGAAGTTGTTCCTGAAGAAGTGGATGGGGTGTTCGTAGCTACACTTACCTTCGATTTAGGCGGTAGGTTAAGAGAA
Above is a window of Zestosphaera sp. DNA encoding:
- a CDS encoding S8 family serine peptidase, which translates into the protein MKRVLTLRLVSILVVVLILAPVASVVTQSTASSSLSNSGSSSELAYVSPALYDSNFWKYGAYVEDQAYLSFENPIDEDAGFSVINNVEVGRVIVVLEKTMTPTSLRGKVRGLLGILPTHLYNVVFALISKSDLEELASTKGVLAILPDIRIDALINKEMESLKDVEGAIQELNNVYQAAAEGSYHYTLNITRSIDVWLNYNIMGEDVKLAIIDTGVDYGSPGLGLDAIARDEYGYPLIFDASSLGLVLTPVEAVDTEDGYIYVDPSQLYVFQPPYYVWKWTDQLYVRVSGCRPSPPYTYTAWVPFPEDNKWYVGNIPRYGVTKFGLLFQYMTASVGGTSTTIWYTIPIILVDSDGDGFYDTLYADTSTALYLLGVALSPSPCSVTIPGVPTSPDFSFADEVPAYYGNEVIAKDLNGDNITDYSVGTLAGYVYDAAFTILLKKIGWLDANVLPLDPLYGYQTTSVVNLYDVWEYEPVSMIWPGLDPYGDYVVIEYDYNSHGTFCANTAAGRDYYAQTGYGVRSIAGQAPKTKIAVAPALYYGTVATSIYFFSGFDLVTPYGDGSVYVWPTLLTNPWIAFEGWNWSWNYFGEHQVDITSNSYGVSGWALWGWASGMDPSSAIFDYTTLRSGTAHFVAVGNGGPGWGTIASPASSTLAIGVGAATEFTYRPLYGYYWPGSSRQVVSWSNRGPTELGVTKPDVVAVGAFAWSIGRTWEALGSRTLNGVLVHGLFSGTSQATPMAAGVGALVVSAYKSLGGSRMPPYLLKTVLMNTAQDMGFDELSQGAGFVDAYKAVTAVIDPNFPKVYSPNILSDLISEMGETHKSFTYGGALDGVWYEPKIFVPSVKSGSRVMRQLIIEGTGSYKIYPVRLQSVGSVGLCDITLRIIEPATITSCTGEDISFNVDAATRYGHLVIDMEALKQYDFFEIEVVFPFEYFESGGRTGAYNVRIPTTVLELAYWIDVGGDNVFSWSETARMYYDIRRANAVRIQAGDLERQIEEIENLVMAYMGVNPTQLPRYLVVRVGVSGATFRGSLPIKARVVGYKYVSWSDVTVIPSRFTSSGSVRANVIVRGPARPGFYSGYIVVEETTRSHKSLVPVSFFVPIELRTPSRYVLSPYTETRQYRNTYLRGAFDYTWRYESGDWRVFKVYIPPTFKSLWALGLKVTWPTHDKPAYASNLDVHLYGPYTYYMVEEETNLVRQYKVSGAQLAAELSRDPSGGGSYNPTRFWDSVGPGESLIISPIMSTGTYRVVIRNIQFSGMSYEEPFTLELIPMTLSVKYSYTASTRTGVAEVTITGVSELFPAGVAVVGDGIVRPLSESMYYYISNLTEYGITMTISSPVISDNTYKFNVTMSFSPGVSRGHYIIPLDATMSFPVTTVGWISAGTPTVYFSWYEVPVYLKFTLSYNRIIG